The following are encoded in a window of Mycolicibacterium tusciae JS617 genomic DNA:
- a CDS encoding DEAD/DEAH box helicase, translating to MSTPSLLRDPSDLSALHAQAGDADELFTAFAAWAEAQGTVLYPAQEEALIELVSGANVVLATPTGSGKSLVATGALYAALAAQRRSYYTAPIKALVSEKFFALCEVFGAANVGMLTGDAAVNPGAPIITCTAEVLANISLREGADADIGLVVMDEFHFYGDPDRGWAWQVPLLELPRAQFLLMSATLGGVTFLREDLTRRTGRPTALVANALRPVPLHHYYATTPMHETIGDLLETKQAPIYVVHFTQASALERAQALMSVNVSTKEEKKAIAEHIGQFRFSTAFGTTLSRLVRHGIGVHHAGMLPKYRRLVEQLAQAGLLKIICGTDTLGVGINVPIRTVVFSALSKYDGTRTRLLNAREFHQIAGRAGRAGYDTAGTVVVQAPDHEVENLKQFAKVADDPKKRRKLVRRKVPEGMVPWSEKTMTKLVDAAPEPLTSNMRVSTAMILDVVDRPGDPFAAMRRLLTENHEPRKRQLRHIREAVGIARSLLQAGVVERLDEPESDGRRYRLTVDLPPDFALNQPLSTFALAAVDVLDAAAETYALDVVSVIEATLEDPRQIMAAQLKKARGEAIAEMKAEGIEYDDRMELLDDVTYPKPLEELLGHAYEVYLQSNPWAADGELSPKSVVREMWERAFTFREYVSVYGLTRAEGAVLRYLSDAFKALRSGVPAAARTEELTDIVEWLGELVRQVDSSLLDEWEELTSPDQPLDAPVAVPARPRPLTGNERAFTAMVRNALFRRVELFARRRWYALGELDAASGWTSDRWQEVGDEYFAEHDDVGIGADARGPALLIINRQPGEWRVRQILDDPAGDHDWGFEVEVDLEASDEEGVAVLRVVEAGRLD from the coding sequence ATGAGCACCCCGAGCCTGCTGCGCGACCCGAGCGATCTGTCCGCGCTGCACGCGCAGGCCGGAGACGCCGACGAGCTGTTCACCGCCTTCGCCGCGTGGGCGGAAGCGCAGGGCACGGTGCTGTACCCGGCGCAGGAGGAAGCGCTGATCGAATTGGTCAGCGGGGCGAACGTCGTGCTGGCTACGCCGACCGGGTCGGGCAAATCGCTGGTGGCCACCGGGGCCCTCTACGCAGCCCTGGCGGCGCAACGACGTAGCTATTACACCGCCCCGATCAAGGCGTTGGTGAGCGAGAAGTTCTTCGCCCTCTGCGAGGTGTTCGGCGCGGCCAATGTCGGCATGCTCACTGGAGATGCCGCGGTCAACCCAGGCGCACCGATCATCACCTGTACCGCGGAGGTGCTGGCCAACATCTCGTTGCGAGAAGGCGCTGACGCTGACATCGGTTTGGTGGTGATGGACGAGTTCCATTTCTACGGAGATCCCGACCGCGGCTGGGCCTGGCAGGTTCCGCTGCTGGAGTTGCCCAGGGCCCAGTTCCTGCTGATGTCAGCCACCCTCGGCGGCGTCACGTTCCTGCGTGAGGACCTGACGCGGCGCACCGGCAGGCCGACGGCTCTGGTCGCCAATGCGCTACGCCCGGTGCCACTTCACCATTACTACGCAACCACTCCGATGCACGAGACGATCGGCGATCTGCTGGAGACCAAGCAGGCACCGATCTACGTCGTCCACTTCACCCAGGCCTCGGCACTGGAGCGCGCGCAGGCGCTGATGAGCGTCAATGTGAGCACCAAAGAAGAGAAGAAGGCGATCGCCGAACACATAGGCCAGTTCCGCTTTTCTACCGCGTTTGGTACCACCTTGTCACGACTGGTCCGGCATGGGATCGGCGTTCACCACGCCGGGATGCTGCCGAAGTACCGGCGGCTGGTGGAGCAGCTCGCCCAGGCCGGGCTGCTCAAGATCATCTGCGGCACAGACACTCTCGGCGTCGGAATCAACGTGCCGATCCGGACCGTCGTCTTCTCCGCGTTGTCGAAGTACGACGGCACACGCACCCGGCTGCTCAATGCCCGCGAATTTCATCAGATCGCCGGCCGGGCGGGACGGGCAGGCTACGACACCGCGGGCACCGTCGTCGTGCAGGCGCCCGACCATGAGGTGGAGAATCTCAAGCAGTTCGCGAAGGTCGCCGATGATCCGAAGAAGCGACGAAAGCTGGTGCGCCGCAAAGTGCCCGAGGGCATGGTGCCGTGGAGCGAAAAGACGATGACCAAGCTGGTGGATGCCGCCCCAGAGCCGCTGACCAGCAATATGCGGGTGTCGACCGCGATGATTCTCGACGTCGTCGACCGGCCCGGTGACCCGTTCGCAGCGATGCGCCGGCTGCTGACCGAGAACCACGAGCCACGAAAGCGTCAGCTTCGCCACATCCGCGAGGCGGTCGGCATCGCCCGCTCGCTGCTGCAGGCGGGCGTGGTGGAGCGCCTCGACGAACCGGAGTCCGATGGGCGTCGCTATCGGCTGACGGTGGACCTGCCGCCGGACTTCGCGTTGAACCAACCGCTGTCGACGTTCGCCTTGGCCGCGGTCGATGTGCTCGATGCGGCGGCTGAAACTTATGCGCTGGATGTCGTCTCGGTCATCGAGGCGACGCTCGAGGATCCCCGCCAGATCATGGCCGCACAGCTGAAAAAGGCTCGCGGGGAGGCCATCGCGGAGATGAAGGCCGAGGGCATCGAATACGACGATCGGATGGAACTGCTGGACGACGTCACCTATCCCAAGCCACTCGAGGAACTGCTGGGGCATGCGTATGAGGTGTATCTGCAGAGCAACCCGTGGGCCGCCGATGGGGAGTTGTCACCGAAGTCGGTGGTCCGCGAGATGTGGGAGCGGGCGTTCACGTTCCGCGAGTACGTCAGCGTGTACGGATTGACCCGGGCGGAGGGCGCGGTGCTGCGCTACCTGTCCGACGCCTTCAAGGCGCTGCGGTCCGGAGTGCCCGCAGCGGCGCGGACCGAGGAGCTCACCGACATCGTCGAGTGGCTCGGCGAGCTTGTGCGTCAAGTCGATTCGAGCCTCCTTGATGAATGGGAGGAGCTCACCAGCCCCGACCAGCCGTTGGATGCGCCGGTGGCAGTCCCCGCCCGCCCGCGTCCGCTGACGGGGAACGAGCGGGCGTTCACCGCGATGGTGCGCAATGCGTTGTTCCGGCGCGTCGAGTTGTTCGCGCGACGGCGCTGGTACGCCCTTGGCGAATTGGATGCCGCCTCGGGGTGGACGTCGGACCGCTGGCAGGAGGTCGGCGACGAGTACTTCGCCGAGCACGACGATGTGGGTATCGGGGCCGACGCCCGCGGCCCGGCGCTGTTGATCATCAACCGGCAACCGGGCGAGTGGCGGGTGCGCCAGATCCTCGACGACCCGGCGGGTGACCATGACTGGGGCTTCGAGGTCGAGGTGGACCTGGAGGCCTCCGACGAGGAGGGCGTGGCGGTTCTTCGTGTCGTCGAGGCGGGGCGGCTCGACTAG
- a CDS encoding HD domain-containing protein has product MTTPEVLHSSALAEEILESHRHRAHGDDAGYDGYKAHVYRVINFARALTPDYADRDDKLAIAAAFHDLAAFDTLDYLVPSIEAQDAWLQQTGRESWSDELALTVAEHHRLFRYGPTRPYAALVEAVRRADLVDVSQGRIRFGLPRSYVDEIRATFDADVFFKRVIPSGTWRAIRTLQQPGFLRPQNALVRSGHRGIDR; this is encoded by the coding sequence ATGACGACGCCGGAGGTCCTTCACAGCTCGGCCCTCGCCGAAGAGATTCTGGAATCCCATCGCCACCGCGCCCACGGTGATGACGCCGGCTACGACGGTTACAAGGCGCATGTGTATCGCGTGATCAACTTCGCGCGCGCGCTCACGCCGGACTATGCCGACCGCGACGACAAGCTCGCCATCGCAGCGGCCTTTCACGATCTGGCGGCGTTCGACACGCTCGACTACCTGGTGCCGTCGATCGAGGCGCAGGATGCGTGGTTGCAGCAGACGGGCCGCGAAAGTTGGTCAGATGAATTGGCGCTCACCGTCGCCGAGCATCATCGGCTGTTCCGGTACGGTCCGACCCGACCATACGCAGCGTTGGTGGAGGCGGTCCGCCGAGCCGACCTCGTCGACGTCAGCCAGGGCCGGATCCGCTTCGGTCTGCCGCGTTCCTACGTCGACGAAATCCGTGCGACCTTTGACGCCGATGTCTTCTTCAAGCGGGTGATCCCCTCGGGGACATGGCGTGCCATCCGCACGCTGCAGCAGCCCGGCTTCCTGCGTCCCCAAAACGCACTGGTCCGCTCGGGCCACCGAGGGATCGATCGTTGA
- a CDS encoding MFS transporter → MSDATPTPTQSGPTRAPTSTRRAVLNTIKGSAGNLVEWYDVYVYTVFASYFEAQFFDKADTNSTVYIYAIFAVTFVMRPVGSWFFGRFADRRGRKAALMFSITVMSTCSFVVAVMPTRESIGYWAAVILILARLVQGFATGGEYGTSATYMSEAATANRRGFLSSFQYVTLVGGHVLAQFTLLIALQFVDDDAMHEWGWRIGFFIGGVAALVVLWIRRSMDESLSESHLESIREGKDREAGSLKTLFTTHWRPLLLVFLITAGGTVAFYTYSVNAPAIVKSTFGSDRAMTATWVNLLGLIFLMLLQPVGGLISDRVGRKPLLIFFGVSGVIYTYVLLTYLPKTTSAVMAFLILAVGYVIITGYTSVNAIVKAELFPAEIRALGVGLGYALANSAFGGTAPLLYQAAKPDHITLFIIYVTVIIGVSLLVYIFGLKNKGETVLDREQGSAWIVAVPTR, encoded by the coding sequence ATGAGCGATGCGACGCCGACTCCTACCCAGTCCGGTCCGACGCGCGCCCCGACGAGCACCAGGCGGGCGGTGCTCAACACCATCAAGGGCTCGGCAGGCAACCTCGTCGAGTGGTACGACGTGTACGTCTACACGGTCTTCGCCTCCTATTTCGAGGCGCAGTTCTTCGATAAGGCCGACACCAACTCGACGGTCTACATCTACGCGATCTTCGCGGTCACCTTCGTCATGCGGCCGGTGGGATCGTGGTTCTTCGGGCGCTTCGCCGACCGGCGCGGTCGTAAAGCGGCGTTGATGTTCAGCATCACCGTCATGTCGACGTGCTCGTTCGTCGTGGCGGTCATGCCGACGCGCGAGAGCATCGGCTACTGGGCGGCGGTGATCCTGATCCTCGCCCGGCTTGTGCAGGGGTTCGCCACCGGCGGTGAGTACGGCACGTCGGCGACGTACATGTCGGAGGCGGCGACGGCGAATCGGCGCGGCTTCCTGTCGTCGTTCCAGTACGTCACCCTCGTCGGCGGCCACGTCCTGGCACAGTTCACGCTGCTGATCGCGTTGCAGTTCGTCGATGACGACGCGATGCACGAGTGGGGCTGGCGGATCGGCTTCTTCATCGGCGGCGTCGCGGCCCTCGTGGTCCTGTGGATCCGGCGCTCGATGGACGAGTCGCTCAGCGAATCCCATCTGGAATCCATCCGTGAAGGCAAGGACCGCGAAGCCGGCTCCCTGAAGACGTTGTTCACCACGCACTGGCGGCCCCTGCTGCTCGTCTTCCTCATCACGGCCGGCGGTACGGTGGCCTTCTACACCTACAGCGTCAACGCGCCCGCGATCGTCAAGTCCACCTTCGGATCTGACCGTGCGATGACGGCGACGTGGGTCAACCTGTTGGGCCTGATTTTCCTGATGCTGCTGCAGCCGGTGGGCGGGCTCATCAGCGACCGGGTCGGACGCAAGCCGCTGCTGATCTTCTTCGGGGTGTCCGGCGTGATCTACACCTACGTGCTGCTCACCTACCTGCCGAAGACGACGTCGGCGGTCATGGCATTCCTGATCCTGGCCGTCGGCTACGTCATCATCACCGGCTACACGTCGGTGAACGCGATCGTGAAGGCGGAGCTGTTCCCCGCTGAAATCCGCGCGCTGGGAGTCGGTTTGGGCTACGCGCTGGCGAACTCGGCGTTCGGGGGTACGGCCCCGTTGCTGTACCAGGCCGCCAAGCCCGATCACATCACCCTGTTCATCATCTACGTCACGGTGATAATCGGCGTGAGCTTGTTGGTCTACATCTTCGGGTTGAAGAACAAGGGCGAGACGGTGCTCGACCGCGAGCAGGGCAGCGCCTGGATTGTGGCTGTGCCTACCCGATGA
- a CDS encoding aldo/keto reductase, with amino-acid sequence MEYRSLGRTGIQVSPLCLGAMMFGSFGEPDHDKSIATIHAALDAGINFIDTADVYSQGESEVIVGKALAGGKRDDVVLATKVNIQMGVPPGSPPGTKGDPNKRGNSRRWIIREVEDSLQRLNTDWIDLYQIHRPDSDTDIEETLSALTELQRAGKIRAFGSSTFPAHQMVHAQWVSERRGLGRFVTEQPPYSLLVRGIEADVLTVAQEYDMGVLPWSPLAGGWLTGGYRKDKELPESKRSSLMPGRFDMSRPENQRKLEAADALGQLADDAGLSLIHLALAFVMQHPAVTAPIIGPRTLDHLKSQLGATEVTLSVDILDRIDEIVPPGSTLSRGDVGYLSPSLTDPFRRRRRTA; translated from the coding sequence ATGGAATACCGCAGCCTCGGACGAACCGGGATCCAAGTAAGCCCGCTGTGTCTTGGCGCAATGATGTTCGGCAGCTTCGGCGAGCCCGATCACGACAAATCGATCGCGACGATCCACGCCGCACTCGATGCCGGCATCAATTTCATCGACACCGCCGATGTCTACTCGCAGGGCGAATCGGAGGTCATCGTCGGCAAGGCGCTCGCAGGGGGCAAACGCGACGATGTGGTCCTCGCGACAAAAGTCAACATTCAGATGGGTGTACCGCCGGGGTCCCCACCCGGCACCAAGGGCGATCCCAACAAGCGCGGCAACTCTCGGCGCTGGATCATCCGAGAAGTCGAGGACAGCCTGCAGCGATTGAACACCGACTGGATCGACCTCTATCAGATTCACCGCCCCGACTCAGACACCGACATCGAGGAGACTCTGTCGGCGCTGACGGAACTGCAGCGGGCGGGCAAGATCCGTGCGTTCGGATCGTCGACATTCCCGGCGCATCAGATGGTTCATGCGCAGTGGGTCAGCGAGAGGCGTGGTCTCGGCCGGTTCGTGACCGAACAGCCGCCCTACTCACTGCTGGTCCGCGGAATCGAGGCCGACGTTCTGACGGTGGCGCAGGAGTACGACATGGGCGTGCTGCCGTGGAGTCCGCTCGCCGGTGGCTGGCTCACCGGTGGCTACCGCAAGGACAAGGAACTACCTGAGTCGAAGCGAAGTTCCCTGATGCCGGGCCGGTTCGACATGTCGCGCCCGGAGAACCAGCGCAAGCTCGAGGCCGCCGACGCGCTCGGACAGCTGGCCGATGATGCCGGCCTGTCGCTGATTCACCTGGCGCTGGCATTCGTCATGCAGCATCCGGCGGTCACCGCGCCGATCATCGGCCCGCGCACCCTCGACCACTTGAAATCCCAGCTCGGCGCCACCGAGGTCACGCTATCGGTCGACATCCTCGACAGGATCGACGAGATCGTGCCGCCCGGATCGACGCTCTCGCGGGGCGACGTTGGCTACTTGTCGCCGTCGCTGACCGATCCTTTCCGCAGGCGTCGCCGCACCGCCTGA
- a CDS encoding glycoside hydrolase family 16 protein, giving the protein MPDINRRRVMQIAGLGALAASVSLPTANAEPSTSAYLFEDNFDGKAGSAPDYSKWEPAYERESMEDPTFWELPGNVGQYRDDRKNLYLDGKSNLVIKAAKEGDTYYSGKLFGRYRGPINTTWEARIKFDCLTPGCWPAWYLANNSPNNGGEVDIIEWYGNGSWAPGTTVHANLNGGEHVSHTIAPDSGWHRWRAQWTESGISFWLDHTDGASPYFTVTPDSLPNYQFNTPGYTLFPIVNLAVAGSGGGDPSGGTYPATMLVDWVRVW; this is encoded by the coding sequence ATGCCTGACATAAATCGTCGCCGCGTGATGCAGATCGCCGGTCTCGGCGCGCTGGCGGCCAGTGTGTCCCTGCCCACCGCCAACGCCGAGCCGTCGACCAGCGCTTACCTCTTTGAGGACAACTTCGACGGAAAGGCCGGTTCGGCCCCCGACTACTCGAAATGGGAGCCGGCCTACGAACGCGAGAGCATGGAGGATCCCACTTTCTGGGAGTTGCCCGGGAACGTCGGCCAGTATCGCGACGATCGGAAGAACCTCTACCTGGACGGCAAGTCCAACCTCGTGATCAAAGCCGCCAAGGAGGGCGACACGTATTACAGCGGCAAGCTCTTCGGCAGGTACCGGGGCCCCATCAACACCACCTGGGAAGCCAGGATCAAGTTCGACTGCCTCACTCCGGGCTGCTGGCCGGCCTGGTATCTGGCCAACAACAGTCCGAACAACGGCGGCGAAGTCGACATCATCGAGTGGTACGGCAACGGCAGCTGGGCTCCGGGAACCACCGTCCACGCCAACCTCAACGGCGGAGAACACGTCAGCCACACCATCGCACCGGACAGTGGGTGGCACCGGTGGCGCGCGCAGTGGACCGAATCGGGCATCAGCTTCTGGCTGGATCACACCGACGGTGCGTCGCCGTACTTCACCGTGACACCCGACTCCCTGCCCAATTACCAGTTCAACACCCCCGGTTACACACTGTTTCCGATCGTAAATCTTGCGGTCGCCGGTTCCGGTGGTGGCGATCCCAGCGGCGGCACCTACCCAGCGACGATGCTCGTCGACTGGGTTCGCGTGTGGTAG
- a CDS encoding LLM class F420-dependent oxidoreductase, with translation MQFGISTFVTDDGIDPVSLAKAIEERDFHSLVIAEHTHIPASRESAYPAGGELPSIYYRTLDPFVTLAAAAAVTSRIELFTGIALLIQRDPIITAKEAASIDLISGGRFVFGVGAGWNIEELRHHGTDPKTRGALLDERIEAIRELWTNEPAEYHGRYVDFDSSYLRPKPVRKPHPPIYIGGDSDATVKRVIRHEAGWISNPLPVDHLAKRIGQLRSGAGHDAPLAQFGTPADPDYWRAVEDLGFGQVALLLPTKPLDESLRLLDTYAEKVSKYRG, from the coding sequence ATGCAATTCGGGATCTCCACCTTCGTGACCGACGACGGAATCGACCCGGTATCGCTCGCGAAGGCGATCGAGGAGCGGGATTTCCACTCGCTCGTGATCGCAGAGCACACGCATATTCCGGCAAGTCGAGAGTCGGCGTATCCGGCGGGCGGTGAGCTGCCGTCGATCTATTACCGGACGCTGGACCCGTTCGTCACCCTGGCCGCCGCGGCGGCGGTGACCTCCAGGATCGAGCTGTTCACCGGAATCGCGCTGCTCATCCAGCGTGATCCGATCATCACCGCGAAGGAAGCCGCGAGTATCGACCTGATCTCCGGCGGCCGGTTCGTGTTCGGGGTGGGCGCCGGCTGGAACATCGAGGAGTTGCGTCACCACGGCACCGACCCGAAGACACGCGGTGCGCTGCTCGACGAGCGCATCGAGGCCATCCGGGAACTGTGGACAAACGAACCCGCCGAGTATCACGGCCGCTACGTCGACTTCGATTCGTCCTACCTGCGGCCCAAGCCGGTGCGCAAGCCTCATCCGCCCATCTACATCGGCGGCGATTCCGATGCCACTGTCAAGCGAGTGATTCGGCACGAAGCGGGCTGGATTTCCAATCCGCTGCCCGTGGACCATCTGGCCAAACGCATCGGACAGCTCCGTTCCGGTGCGGGCCATGACGCCCCACTGGCTCAGTTCGGCACGCCCGCCGATCCCGACTACTGGCGTGCGGTCGAGGACCTCGGATTCGGGCAGGTGGCGCTGCTCCTGCCCACCAAGCCGCTCGACGAGTCGTTGCGGCTACTCGACACCTACGCCGAGAAGGTCTCCAAGTACCGCGGCTGA
- a CDS encoding SDR family oxidoreductase: protein MTRVSVITGGAGGMGLATARIVGRDHSVVLGDVRQERLDAAADGLKELGVATTVVNCDVTDRDAVTRLFETASGLGTVASVIHTAGVSPSMGGADYVMRTNAVGTLNVNEVFYAAAAEGAAIVNVASMAAHLLPDELIPAAQFPTALTDEAAFMTAMLSACDIAGAEARSGIAYAISKSFVRWYSTSQCERFNGRGLRVVSVSPGSIDTEMGRLEEQAGAGAMVADAAVPRWGKPEEMGALLAFCASEGAGYLTGTDILNDGGVVASMKERARAAAESG, encoded by the coding sequence ATGACTCGAGTCTCGGTGATCACCGGCGGTGCGGGCGGCATGGGGTTGGCCACGGCAAGGATCGTCGGGAGGGACCACTCGGTCGTCCTCGGTGATGTCAGGCAGGAGCGTCTCGACGCTGCGGCCGACGGGTTGAAGGAACTCGGCGTCGCGACCACCGTCGTCAACTGCGACGTCACCGACCGGGACGCGGTCACCCGGCTTTTCGAAACCGCTTCCGGCCTCGGGACGGTTGCCTCGGTCATTCACACGGCGGGGGTCAGCCCCAGCATGGGCGGCGCCGACTACGTCATGCGGACCAACGCGGTGGGCACGCTCAACGTCAACGAGGTCTTCTACGCGGCGGCAGCCGAGGGTGCGGCGATCGTCAACGTGGCATCCATGGCGGCGCACCTGCTGCCCGACGAGTTGATCCCGGCCGCACAGTTCCCGACGGCGCTGACCGACGAAGCCGCCTTCATGACTGCGATGCTGTCGGCCTGCGACATCGCCGGTGCCGAGGCGCGATCCGGTATCGCCTACGCGATCAGCAAGAGCTTCGTCCGGTGGTACAGCACGTCGCAGTGCGAGAGGTTCAACGGCAGGGGGCTGCGCGTTGTGTCGGTTTCCCCCGGATCGATCGACACCGAGATGGGCCGGCTCGAGGAGCAGGCGGGTGCGGGGGCGATGGTCGCCGACGCCGCGGTCCCGCGGTGGGGCAAGCCGGAGGAAATGGGTGCGCTCCTCGCCTTCTGCGCGAGCGAGGGCGCCGGTTATCTCACTGGCACCGACATCCTCAACGACGGCGGAGTGGTCGCCTCGATGAAGGAGCGCGCCAGGGCGGCCGCCGAAAGCGGCTGA
- a CDS encoding zinc-dependent alcohol dehydrogenase, with the protein MRAMVYRGPYKVRVEEKDTPPIEHPNDAIVRVTMAAICGSDLHLYHGLMPDTRVGMTFGHEFIGVVEEVGPSVQNLKRGDRVMVPFNVYCGSCYFCARGLYSNCHNVNPNATAVGGIYGYSHTCGGYDGGQAEFVRVPFADVGPAIIPEWMDDEDALLCTDALATGYFGAQLADIAEGDTVAVFGAGPVGLYAAKSAWLMGAGRVLVIDYLENRLQKARTFAHAETYNFAEHDDIVVTMKKATGYLGADSVIDCVGAEADGNFLQHVTATKLKLQGGSPVALNWAIDSVRKGGTVSVMGAYGPMFSAVKFGDAMNKGLTIRMNQCPVKRQWPRLFSHIQNGYLKPNDIVTHRIPLEHIAEGYHIFSSKLDDCIKPIVLPQAS; encoded by the coding sequence ATGCGCGCAATGGTTTACCGAGGGCCATACAAGGTGCGGGTCGAGGAGAAGGACACTCCGCCGATCGAGCACCCAAACGACGCCATTGTCCGAGTGACGATGGCCGCTATCTGCGGCTCAGACCTGCACCTCTACCACGGCTTGATGCCCGACACCAGAGTCGGTATGACGTTCGGCCACGAATTCATCGGAGTCGTAGAGGAAGTCGGCCCGTCTGTCCAGAACCTCAAACGGGGCGACCGGGTGATGGTGCCGTTCAACGTCTACTGCGGATCGTGCTACTTCTGCGCCCGCGGCCTTTACTCCAACTGCCACAACGTGAATCCGAACGCCACGGCGGTGGGCGGCATCTACGGCTACTCCCACACGTGCGGCGGCTACGACGGCGGCCAGGCCGAGTTCGTGCGGGTCCCGTTCGCCGATGTCGGGCCGGCGATCATCCCCGAGTGGATGGATGACGAGGATGCGCTGCTCTGCACTGACGCGCTTGCCACCGGGTACTTCGGCGCACAACTCGCCGACATCGCCGAAGGCGACACCGTAGCGGTGTTCGGTGCCGGACCTGTCGGTCTGTACGCCGCGAAGTCAGCGTGGCTGATGGGAGCGGGCCGCGTACTCGTGATCGACTACCTGGAGAACCGACTGCAGAAGGCACGCACCTTCGCTCATGCGGAGACCTACAACTTCGCAGAACACGACGACATCGTCGTCACGATGAAGAAGGCCACCGGTTATCTTGGCGCCGACTCCGTGATCGACTGCGTCGGCGCCGAAGCTGACGGGAACTTCCTGCAGCACGTCACGGCGACGAAGCTGAAGCTGCAGGGCGGTTCGCCGGTCGCACTGAACTGGGCCATCGACTCGGTTCGCAAGGGCGGCACGGTGTCGGTAATGGGTGCCTACGGGCCCATGTTCAGTGCCGTCAAGTTCGGCGATGCGATGAACAAGGGTCTGACAATTCGCATGAACCAGTGTCCGGTCAAACGGCAATGGCCGAGGCTCTTCTCGCACATCCAGAACGGTTACCTGAAGCCCAATGACATTGTGACCCACAGAATCCCGCTCGAACACATCGCCGAGGGTTACCACATCTTCTCGTCCAAACTGGACGACTGCATCAAGCCCATCGTCCTCCCCCAGGCGAGCTGA
- a CDS encoding hemerythrin domain-containing protein — protein sequence MDALTFLRQDHKSVLGMLEVLDDAPSGSGATSSGLDTMVTNLVIAESQHEAIEEQFFWPAVRELVKDGDALADAAIAQEQEGKRLLQRLEDGVPGDPDYQEALKAFVKAGREHIAYEQDVVWPAFEAAISHADLVKMGEKLEAAKKIAPTRPHPDTPPSPAVLKTVGMATATVDHVRDALTGRAADNPPDPQIH from the coding sequence ATGGACGCATTGACGTTCCTTCGTCAGGACCATAAGAGCGTGTTGGGCATGCTCGAGGTGCTTGACGACGCGCCAAGCGGCAGCGGCGCGACCAGCAGCGGTCTCGACACCATGGTGACAAACCTGGTGATCGCGGAGTCTCAGCACGAAGCCATCGAAGAGCAGTTCTTCTGGCCGGCGGTGCGTGAGCTGGTGAAAGACGGAGATGCACTGGCCGACGCGGCTATCGCACAAGAGCAGGAGGGCAAAAGGCTCCTCCAGCGGCTCGAGGATGGCGTCCCCGGCGATCCCGATTACCAGGAGGCGTTGAAGGCGTTCGTCAAGGCCGGGCGGGAGCACATCGCCTACGAACAAGACGTGGTGTGGCCGGCTTTCGAAGCGGCCATCTCCCACGCGGACCTGGTGAAGATGGGTGAAAAACTGGAAGCGGCCAAAAAGATCGCCCCGACTCGGCCGCATCCGGACACGCCCCCGAGCCCGGCCGTACTGAAGACGGTGGGGATGGCCACTGCCACGGTCGATCACGTTCGCGACGCCTTGACCGGAAGGGCGGCCGACAATCCACCGGATCCGCAAATTCATTGA
- a CDS encoding manganese catalase family protein, producing MFTHNKDLQFEVRVAAPDPRFASLLMEQFGGANGELTAALQYFTQAFVLREKNPKMYDLFMDIATEELSHLEMVGSTITMLLDGLNDDLKIANQRCDWMPAVASKDGREQAIHQVAVNPMFLVLSGGGPDVKDSAGNNWTGAFIDANGDPTVDLRNNLAAESRAKVVYEYLKQFTDDPGVQDTLTFLMTREIAHYQQFTAALNELPVNFPPGQLPGDPRFQNVAFNMSNGNGQSVRGPWNEGQGPWPEGVEWDYVEKPEEQWLGTSLRQNTGAEANPDGEPAIDAEKVFTHEQHTATT from the coding sequence TGTTCACACATAACAAAGATCTTCAATTCGAGGTGCGGGTGGCCGCACCAGACCCGCGATTCGCCAGCCTGCTCATGGAGCAATTCGGCGGCGCCAATGGCGAACTCACCGCCGCGCTGCAGTACTTCACCCAGGCTTTCGTACTGCGGGAAAAGAACCCGAAGATGTACGACCTGTTCATGGATATCGCCACCGAGGAACTGAGCCACCTCGAGATGGTCGGATCGACGATCACCATGCTGCTCGACGGCCTCAACGACGACCTCAAGATCGCCAATCAGCGGTGCGATTGGATGCCCGCGGTGGCCAGCAAGGACGGCCGCGAGCAGGCGATTCACCAGGTCGCCGTCAATCCAATGTTCCTGGTGCTCAGTGGTGGTGGCCCCGATGTCAAGGATTCGGCGGGCAACAACTGGACCGGTGCCTTCATCGACGCCAACGGCGACCCGACCGTGGACCTGCGCAACAACCTCGCAGCCGAGTCGCGGGCCAAGGTGGTCTACGAGTACTTGAAACAGTTCACCGACGATCCTGGCGTCCAGGACACCCTGACCTTCTTGATGACCCGGGAGATCGCGCACTACCAGCAGTTCACGGCCGCGCTCAACGAGCTTCCCGTGAACTTCCCGCCGGGCCAGCTGCCCGGTGACCCGCGCTTCCAGAACGTCGCGTTCAACATGAGCAACGGCAACGGCCAATCCGTCCGCGGGCCGTGGAACGAGGGCCAGGGTCCGTGGCCCGAAGGTGTCGAGTGGGACTACGTCGAAAAGCCAGAAGAGCAGTGGTTGGGCACATCTCTGCGCCAGAACACCGGCGCCGAGGCCAACCCCGACGGCGAGCCGGCAATCGATGCCGAGAAGGTCTTCACTCACGAGCAACACACCGCCACAACGTGA